From the genome of Papaver somniferum cultivar HN1 unplaced genomic scaffold, ASM357369v1 unplaced-scaffold_21, whole genome shotgun sequence:
GCTTTCAAAGCAGAAAAGAGTGTTTCTGAGGATTGTGCATTTCTTGCTTAAGCATTTGGTGGAACAAAATGTTGGTGTCGGGGTTAATGTTGAGGCGGTATGTTTGTTACTAAACACAGTTGGTAAGCAGTTAGATGAGTTCTCTAACGAGTCCCGTGTAGTCAATGATACTTACTTTGTACGTCTGGAAGAGATATTTGATACGCACACCGAATTGGAAACACGAGTGAAGTACATGCTCCAGGATGTTCTGGATCTCCGGTCAAATAATTGGGTCCATCCAAGACATAAAGTGAAAGCTAAGACCATTAGTGAGTTAATCCGTTGTTCTGCGGCAGAGGTTCTTGCGCGCCTCCGTCTAGGTGCAAGTACTACTACGAATATGACAATCCTGGTACAGGACGATTCAGCTCCCTGAGTTGACCAAGTTTCGACCATTTCTGATATAATGTTGATTCGGAAAATAATGTCGCTGGATTCGGTAGTGGCGATTTGGAGTTGTCATCAGCGACAACAGGTGATTAGTTCTGGCGCTGCATATGTGCGAGTGAATTTTTGTTTACTATATTTCTTTTTCATTACGGTGAACAACTTCTGTTATCTGATGACATTCTAGAGCTACTTGGTGGTCATAGTCTGGAGTTCACTTCTGACATTCTGCTACATGATTCTGTTAAGCATTGTTGTAATCCCAAGGACTGCAGTTGGATTAGCCTCCTTTTGAGTATGCAGCATGTGATCTAATGCAGTTGAGATGATTaatatttaaaataaaatttcCAGAAGTTTTCTATTAGACATTCACAGTCTTGCTACTTTAGATAAGGTTGGGAGTGaatatttgggtggaaatagACTATTTCTTTGTCTTTACTCTTGAGAAGAGAATAAATTTCTTGTCGGTTTAAGTAAGGGTGAATCATAAGgatatctgattttttttttaattcccaCTAGACACCCCTCACTTTCTCTTCATTTTCCTCCAATTCAACCTCTTTAACCCCCTGGAGCTCGAAATCTTCTCTGGTAATGGCAGACAGTACTTCTGTTTCAAAGGTATGTGTTTTGGCTCagtatttgtttcattttttttcttctgatgttTTGATTTCTATATCTATTTTCCTAGAGTTCTGAGTTCTGATATTGGTATAGGGTAAGAGTAAATGTCTGACTCTCGGATGATTAAAGGTTCAATTTGAGTGATAATCATTGCtacttttgtttatttttgtcaaCCGTTAGTCTGCCCGGTAGGGATTTTGTAGTGTGGTTCCACTGCAGTTTGCTGTTTGGCCCATAAGTCACCAACTCGAATAGATTAAGCCATTGGGGATTGTTAAGCGGCTGCCAAGACGAGTTAATTATTCTGATGTAGTCTGAAAAACCCTGTTAAGTACCTTGGAAAGGGAGATTTTGTTAAGATTTTGAATGCAAATCTGTTTTTCGTGTTTTATTTTTGTGCCTTACATTGATTAGGTTCATGGAGATGTTTATATTCAACgaacaattgaaacatatgaaaagATTTAAATCCAATTCAATAATTTATGCAGTTTATCGACTTTCTCTTCTAGAGTGGCAACTCATCATCTGTTTTCTCATAGGTACGTCTTGGACCTGTTCCTCCTCCTGGTCTCATGAAGGCTGAGGTTCCGTGGATGTCCACTGTGAGGAACGGAAACCTGCCATACGAAGAACGTGTATTGAGGAAAGTTAGAAGTATATTGAACAAGCTGACAGTTGAGAAATACTATATTCTGAGAACCCAACTTATTGATTCAGGGATCACTACGCCGTCTATCTTACAAGGGGTTACGTCTCTGATATTCAGCAAGGCTGTGATGGAGCCAACATTTTGTCCACTGTACGCTTTTCTGTGTTCTGAACTTTCTGTTTATCTCCCATCATTTCCTCCAGATGAGCCGCAAGGAAAACAAATCACTTTCATGCGTATCCTCTTAGATATTTGCCAGGCAACTTATGAATCAGCAAATTTGAAGGCAGGAGAGACCAGGCAACAGATTATGACTGGCGCCTCTGATGAAGATTTGGAGTATGGCTGCAGAGAGAAAAGGCGAAGTCTTGGAAATATACGATTCATTTGTGAGCTGTCGAAGCAGAGAAGAGCGGTTCTGACGATTGTTCGTCTCATTCTTAAGCATTTGGTGGAACAAGATGATGTTGAGGTGAATGTCGAGGCAGTATGTTTATTACTGAACACAGTTGGTAAGCAGTTGGATGAGTCCTCCAGCAAGTCACGTGTTACTAATGATGTTTATTTTGATCGTCTGAAGGACCTGCTGACAATACATCCTCAACTGGAAACACGGCTTAAGTTCATGATTTGTGATATTCTGGATCTTCGAGCTAACAATTGGGTCAACCCAAGGCACCCAAATCAGGTGCAAGACAAGGCCATCAATGAATTAATCCGTCCTTTGGAGGTACAAAAGAAACTCGGCCGCATCCGCTTTGCAGAAAGGACTACAGACTGGAAGAAATCTATATTCACGGAGATTTCACCTCGTTAACTGACCTTGCACCACCATCAGCGGTACAATAGAGATTGGGGAAAAGGAAACCAGGATTGATAATGACGGCTTAAGAATTTCCTTGCAGTCAGTGGCAACTAGTGATGctgtttctgtttgttttttcgTTTACTGTTTTTTAGTTTTGATGAAGAACTTTCTACTGCGTCCTTCCCGTAGAACTTCTGCTTCTGTATTCTAAGTAACTGTTGTTGGGTGTGCACTTGTAAAGTTGTTTTATGATATGGTTGTGTTAGTTCAATGTAAAGTCTGGTCATATGAAAAATGTAATAAAATGAGAGATCTGACAAGAAGAAATTTCTTTGTATGCTCCTCATCTGAAATGCATTGTCAATGGAATCTTAAATCCTCTCTTCTTCATCTGGTATACACATAATTTTTACCTGTCTATTAGACACGCACAGTCCTGCAgtaattttgggtggaaataaaCTATTCCCTAGTTCTAGTTTTGGTatgtttcctagtttagatgaTAATTTTCCCTAAACAGACCTTATGTTCCGACGGTGTCTGttttatccttcttcttcttgttctgatTATTTTGATTTCGATATCTGTTTTTCGTGGTGTtgtaatcatatatatatatatatatatagacgatTAGTCTGCACTTTTAAGGGTTTTGTAGTGCAGGTTGCTGCTTGGCCCATAGGTCAGCACTTTCGAATATATTAAGCTACTAGATGTTCTTAAGCGGCTTCTCCCTTCACTGTCAGGATTAGTCTGGAAAACCCTGTTACATAATCTTGGAGACGGAAATTTTGTTACGAGTGAGTGACTAAAAAGAAGATTTAAGTGGCACAACTGGTCATATCTTTTCTCATAGGTACATGGCGGACCTGTTCCTCCTCCCGGTCTCATGAAGGCCGAGTCTCCGTGGATGTCCGCTGCTGCGAAGGAGGAAAGTCGGCCacatgaagacgaagaagaacgtGTGTTGAGAAAAGTTAGAGGGATATTGAACAACCTGACAGAGGAGAAGTATGAAATTATGTAAACCAAACTTGTTGATTCAGGGATCACAACCCTGGCCATCTTGCAAGGCGTTGCGTCTCTGATTATTAACAAGGCTCTGAACTTGGCGACTCCCTCCCATCATTTCAGTCGcaaataaaagaaatcaaattaATGCGTTTCCTCCTAGATGAGTGCCAGGCAGCTTTTGAATCAGAAAATAGGAAGGCAGGAGAGACAAGGCAGCAGACTATGGCTGGCGTGTCTGATCAAGATTCTGATAATGGATACAAAGAGAGAAGCGCGGTTCTGACGGTTGTTCGTCACATGCTTAAGCATTTGGTGGAACAAGATGATGTCAATGTGAATGTCGAGGCAGTATGTGTATTACTGAAAACAGTTGGTAAGCAGTTGGATGAGTCCTCTGACAAATCTTGTGGTATTAACGATCTTTTCTTCGATCGTCTGAAAGGCATGCTGGAAACACATCTCCAGTTGGAACCACGGCTGAAATACATGCTGCTTGATGTTATGGATCTTCGGGCAAACAACTGGGTCGATCCGAGACCTACTGTGAAAATTGATACCGTTTTTAAACCAATGCCTTCTTCAGGGATTGCCGGACAGCCTCGAGGTGAAGCAAGTAGGACTCGCATGAACATACCAGACTTTCTTGCCAGACTCCCTCCAGACGAAGCAAGAAGTAGTCGCATGAGAATGCTTATGAGCCGGTTCACTCCAGCAATGGCACCTAACTCATCCTTACATTCTCATCTTGCCCAGTGCCTCCCCACCAAGGTTTATTTTTGCAGACACCATTAGATGAATAGAGCTGTGTAATAGTTGGAAGTTGTTTTTTTATAGTGTGTTAGATTTATCCAGGTTTGCATCTggtttggtttacttattatatGAATGTCACTAGTTACAGATACGCAGAGAGGTACGTAACAGACCCACTCGTGTCTCCATTTTGTGCATCCCGTGTAACTTCTATATGAATCAGAGAATAAGTATTGTTATTAGTATTGTTaggtgattctttttttttttttttaggatggACAAATAGgtgtaaatgggctttgaaaTCACATAGTTTGGGAGCCAGCGTCTACAACACCCGTTCAATTTATTATGGATTTTAAATTTGGCATCTATACCCAATCCATCATCCATTGGATTTGCGTCCACGAATGGAGAAATGAGGGACCAGCCATACCTGTAAAACACCTAGGTCGCCATAAGAAAATTTCCCAAAGAAAAATATTGCACATGTTAACTGCTTCGGAAGTCAAAACATGCTAGACGTAAACATTTCTGAAAGCTCGTTCATATGTGTCCTAATCTAATGAGCCaatatgtccaacggattttcaggGTCCCACCGGGCACAATCAGTTGGATTTTAAGAATCCCATCTGCATCCAACATATTGGCGAACACCCGGAAACCCACCCGCAAAAATACtgttggtgaaaaagcgggggtctaaaaactacacccaacaattcgtttggtaatctgagaggacttactccaatatactttcaagagaataaactagacagtcagacattGAAGAgcgatatctctatttctcaattcaacccGCAATCAAACatataagaatttgcgagcccgattgaataaagagaaataacttgaacggtaccatagaccaatgttcaagtgtcaatcaatttatatcaacaaccaaaggttagattatctaattgattgatcttaacgcacaacctgtgatattttctattatataacaaaatataatgcggaaaagaaataacacatataccagaagttttgttaacgaggaaactgcaaatgcagaaaaaccctgggaccaagTCCAACtttcaacaccacactgtattaagccgctaccgacactagcctactaccagtgaACTtccgactggactgtagttgaaccctaatcaatctcacactgattcaaggtataatggcgctccttacgtctctgatcccagcatgatactacgcacttgattcccttagctga
Proteins encoded in this window:
- the LOC113340055 gene encoding eukaryotic translation initiation factor-like isoform X1 yields the protein MADSTSVSKVRLGPVPPPGLMKAEVPWMSTVRNGNLPYEERVLRKVRSILNKLTVEKYYILRTQLIDSGITTPSILQGVTSLIFSKAVMEPTFCPLYAFLCSELSVYLPSFPPDEPQGKQITFMRILLDICQATYESANLKAGETRQQIMTGASDEDLEYGCREKRRSLGNIRFICELSKQRRAVLTIVRLILKHLVEQDDVEVNVEAVCLLLNTVGKQLDESSSKSRVTNDVYFDRLKDLLTIHPQLETRLKFMICDILDLRANNWVNPRHPNQVQDKAINELIRPLEVQKKLGRIRFAERTTDWKKSIFTEISPR
- the LOC113340055 gene encoding eukaryotic translation initiation factor-like isoform X2 is translated as MADSTSVSKVRLGPVPPPGLMKAEVPWMSTVRNGNLPYEERVLRKVRSILNKLTVEKYYILRTQLIDSGITTPSILQGVTSLIFSKAVMEPTFCPLYAFLCSELSVYLPSFPPDEPQGKQITFMRILLDICQATYESANLKAGETRQQIMTGASDEDLEYGCREKRRSLGNIRFICELSKQRRAVLTIVRLILKHLVEQDDVEDLLTIHPQLETRLKFMICDILDLRANNWVNPRHPNQVQDKAINELIRPLEVQKKLGRIRFAERTTDWKKSIFTEISPR